The Candidatus Desulfofervidus auxilii genome has a segment encoding these proteins:
- a CDS encoding (4Fe-4S)-binding protein, whose translation MDPRIYRMRVDTNKCTGCRHCEIACSIVHTGEKANYHRSRIRIIALQDRFLPLIAGPYVDVTEECASKKLVVINGMLYDQCIICRASCPNKSIFKEPDSGFPLKCDFCGFRQEGPACVQACATGALSLVKVREGE comes from the coding sequence ATGGATCCCAGAATTTATCGAATGCGTGTAGATACAAATAAATGTACTGGCTGTAGGCATTGCGAGATAGCCTGTTCTATTGTTCATACTGGAGAAAAAGCAAATTATCATCGATCAAGGATTCGAATCATTGCTTTACAAGATAGATTTTTACCTTTAATAGCTGGTCCTTATGTAGATGTGACAGAAGAATGTGCTTCAAAAAAACTGGTAGTTATAAATGGAATGCTTTATGATCAATGTATTATCTGCCGTGCCTCTTGTCCTAATAAATCTATTTTTAAGGAACCTGATAGTGGATTTCCTTTAAAATGTGATTTTTGTGGTTTTAGACAAGAAGGGCCGGCTTGTGTTCAAGCTTGTGCTACTGGTGCATTGAGTCTAGTGAAGGTTAGAGAAGGGGAGTAA
- the radA gene encoding DNA repair protein RadA, with protein sequence MKKQTQFICQKCGYCSPKWLGKCPDCGGWNTFVEESISEKEFSVPQTSVEPISITEVNTVKLFRLKTGLSEFDRVLGGGLVPGAVILIGGAPGIGKSTLALQILANLAKEGLITLYVSGEESASQIKLRAERLNINYSCLYLLTENSLEHILKAIKKIEAKILVIDSIQTMFSHNLTSAPGSVSQIREVTGHLVRLAKSDEITIIIIGHVTKEGAIAGPRLLEHMVDTVLYFEGEKGHPYRMLRAVKNRFGSTNEIGVFEMREKGLEEVKNPSELFLAERSFNTPGSVVVPILEGTRPILVEFQALVTPSFLAMPRRTCLGIDPYRLSLLVAILEKKLGLNLSQQDIFFNVVGGIKVDEPAADLGILTAIASSFLNKVITPELVFLGEVGLTGEVRAITQPEIRLIEAKKLGFKKCFLPKTNLKHLKNLPIEIIGISQLEEAFNILFP encoded by the coding sequence ATGAAAAAGCAGACACAATTTATTTGTCAAAAATGTGGTTATTGTTCTCCTAAATGGTTAGGAAAATGTCCAGATTGTGGTGGTTGGAATACATTTGTAGAAGAAAGCATTTCTGAAAAAGAATTTTCTGTCCCTCAAACATCAGTAGAACCTATATCTATTACAGAAGTAAATACAGTTAAATTATTCCGGCTAAAAACTGGTCTTTCTGAATTTGATCGAGTATTAGGAGGTGGATTAGTTCCAGGAGCAGTTATATTGATTGGTGGAGCACCAGGCATTGGAAAATCCACTCTTGCTCTCCAAATCCTAGCAAATTTGGCAAAGGAAGGTCTTATTACTCTTTATGTATCAGGAGAAGAATCAGCTAGTCAAATTAAATTACGCGCAGAAAGACTAAATATTAATTATTCTTGTCTTTATCTGCTAACTGAAAACAGTTTAGAGCATATTTTAAAGGCTATAAAAAAAATTGAAGCAAAAATTTTGGTAATTGATTCTATTCAAACTATGTTTTCACACAACCTTACTTCAGCCCCTGGAAGTGTTTCTCAAATCAGAGAAGTTACTGGACACTTAGTACGTTTAGCAAAAAGTGATGAAATAACAATTATTATCATTGGTCATGTTACAAAGGAAGGGGCTATTGCAGGTCCACGGCTTTTAGAACATATGGTAGACACTGTTTTATATTTTGAGGGTGAAAAGGGACATCCTTATCGAATGTTGCGAGCAGTAAAAAATCGTTTTGGTTCTACAAATGAGATTGGTGTATTTGAAATGAGGGAAAAAGGTCTTGAAGAGGTAAAAAATCCATCAGAATTATTTTTGGCTGAAAGGTCATTTAATACACCTGGTTCTGTAGTAGTACCTATATTGGAAGGTACAAGACCTATTTTAGTAGAATTCCAAGCTTTGGTTACACCAAGTTTTTTAGCTATGCCTAGACGCACCTGTCTTGGTATTGATCCATATCGGCTTAGTCTTTTAGTGGCAATTTTAGAAAAAAAATTAGGTTTAAATTTAAGTCAACAAGATATTTTTTTTAATGTAGTAGGTGGTATAAAAGTAGATGAGCCGGCAGCAGATTTGGGCATACTTACCGCAATAGCTTCTAGTTTTTTAAATAAAGTTATTACTCCAGAATTGGTTTTTTTAGGAGAAGTGGGGCTTACAGGTGAAGTAAGGGCTATTACACAACCAGAAATAAGACTTATTGAAGCAAAAAAATTAGGATTTAAAAAATGTTTTTTACCAAAAACAAATCTAAAACATTTAAAAAATTTACCAATTGAAATTATTGGTATTAGTCAATTAGAAGAAGCCTTTAATATTTTATTTCCGTAA
- a CDS encoding KamA family radical SAM protein yields MKIKFITKLDEIKELTEQERFKLKEVVKTFLFYTNEYYLSLIDWNNPADPIKQVIIPHPGELEEHGSLDPSNEKDYTIFPGLQHKYRTTAVFLISNNCFGFCRYCFRKRIFKKEHIEILQDLSEALNYVKNHKEITNILLTGGDALALSTSKLENIIKQLRKIEHIQIIRLGTRALSYYPHRVINDPSLLEILKKYSTDGKKIYVMTHFVHPREITPLAIEAINQLLKAGVILTNQAPLLNGINDDPEILAELFRKLSFIGVPPYYIFQCRPAVGNKPYTVPLEKGYEIFEQAKAKVSGLAKRARFVMSHASGKIEIVGKTKEHVYFKYLQAANDADYGRFLVFKRNPNAYWFDHYNEMVAAHP; encoded by the coding sequence ATGAAAATTAAATTTATAACTAAACTTGATGAAATAAAAGAATTAACTGAACAAGAGCGTTTTAAACTAAAAGAAGTAGTAAAAACATTTCTTTTTTATACTAATGAATATTATTTATCTCTTATTGACTGGAATAATCCTGCTGATCCTATTAAGCAAGTAATTATTCCACATCCTGGAGAATTGGAAGAACATGGTTCTTTAGACCCTTCTAATGAAAAGGATTATACGATTTTTCCAGGTTTACAACATAAGTACCGAACTACTGCTGTTTTTTTAATAAGTAATAACTGCTTTGGCTTTTGCCGTTATTGTTTTCGTAAACGTATTTTTAAAAAAGAACATATAGAAATCCTTCAAGACTTATCTGAGGCATTAAATTATGTTAAAAATCATAAAGAAATAACTAATATACTTCTTACTGGAGGTGATGCTTTAGCCCTTTCAACATCAAAGCTTGAAAATATTATTAAACAGCTCCGTAAAATTGAGCATATTCAAATTATTCGTCTTGGTACAAGGGCTTTAAGTTATTATCCACACCGTGTAATTAATGACCCTTCTTTATTAGAGATATTAAAAAAATATAGTACTGATGGAAAAAAAATTTATGTAATGACTCATTTTGTTCACCCTAGAGAAATTACTCCTCTTGCTATTGAAGCGATAAATCAATTGCTTAAAGCAGGGGTAATATTAACAAATCAAGCACCTTTACTCAATGGTATAAATGATGATCCTGAAATTTTAGCTGAGCTTTTTAGAAAACTTTCTTTTATTGGTGTTCCTCCTTATTATATCTTTCAATGTCGTCCAGCAGTGGGCAATAAACCATACACTGTTCCATTAGAAAAAGGTTATGAAATATTTGAGCAGGCAAAAGCAAAGGTTTCAGGGCTTGCCAAACGCGCTCGTTTTGTTATGTCTCATGCTAGTGGAAAAATAGAAATTGTTGGTAAAACAAAAGAACATGTTTATTTTAAATACTTACAAGCAGCCAATGATGCAGATTATGGTCGTTTTTTGGTCTTTAAAAGAAATCCAAATGCCTATTGGTTTGACCATTATAATGAAATGGTAGCAGCACACCCCTAA
- a CDS encoding CoB--CoM heterodisulfide reductase iron-sulfur subunit B family protein, whose amino-acid sequence MERIAYYPGCTLETTAKEFDITSRAVCHHLGIELIEIPDWNCCGASSAHETNNYLAIALPARNLLKAEELGLNVVIPCAACFNRLKMAEKALKNNYLEFSYQGKIEIFDLLRFLAQSKYLKYLKQKVIKPLKGLKAVAYYGCLISRPPKITDHPQPENPMEMEKILEAIGVDCLEWSYKTDCCGASLVLGRIDIIYQLVKKLYEKALEVGASCIVTACPLCHANLDLRQREINEKFHENYYLPIFYFTELMALALGLKGKEIWFRGHLVDPMPLLTKYL is encoded by the coding sequence GTGGAGAGGATAGCTTATTATCCTGGATGTACTTTAGAGACTACAGCTAAAGAATTTGATATAACAAGCCGGGCAGTTTGTCATCATTTAGGTATAGAATTAATAGAAATACCTGATTGGAATTGTTGTGGTGCTTCTTCAGCACATGAGACTAATAATTATCTTGCTATTGCGTTACCTGCTCGTAATTTATTAAAAGCTGAAGAATTAGGTCTTAATGTAGTAATCCCTTGTGCAGCTTGTTTTAATCGATTAAAAATGGCTGAAAAAGCTCTTAAAAATAATTATTTAGAATTTTCTTATCAAGGAAAAATTGAAATTTTTGATTTATTACGTTTTTTAGCTCAATCAAAGTATTTAAAATATTTAAAACAAAAAGTAATAAAACCATTAAAAGGATTAAAAGCAGTAGCATATTATGGCTGTTTAATTTCAAGACCACCAAAAATTACAGATCACCCTCAGCCAGAAAATCCTATGGAAATGGAAAAAATTTTAGAAGCTATTGGTGTGGATTGTCTTGAGTGGTCATATAAGACAGATTGTTGTGGGGCAAGTCTTGTTTTAGGCCGAATAGATATTATTTATCAATTAGTTAAAAAACTTTATGAAAAGGCGTTAGAAGTAGGTGCTTCATGTATAGTAACAGCTTGTCCCTTATGTCATGCAAATCTTGATTTACGTCAAAGGGAAATTAATGAAAAATTTCATGAAAATTATTATCTTCCAATATTTTATTTTACTGAACTTATGGCCTTAGCCTTAGGGCTTAAAGGCAAGGAAATATGGTTTAGAGGACATTTGGTAGACCCAATGCCTTTATTAACAAAGTACTTGTGA
- the porA gene encoding pyruvate ferredoxin oxidoreductase, with translation MPKRVGIEVSIAVAEAVKLCNADIICAYPITPQTHIVEHLSELVANGEIDAEFIPVESEHSAMSVGIGASAVGARVYTATSAQGLALMHELLYIASSMRLPIVMTVVNRALSAPISIWNDHSDIMAERDIGWIQTFAVNGQEAYDLTFHAFKVSEDERVLLPVVVNLDGFILSHMIEPIELAEKEMVDKYLPPRKPVLTLHPDKPITMGPVGIPEIYSEARKQLEVALLNSKPVIIEAWQEFARIFGRKYQPIETYRIEDAEVILITMGSLTETAMLAVDELRDKGEKVGLVYIRLWRPFPHEEFWEAVKNAKILAILDRAIVYGTNSGPVYTEIRSSLYDVKEKPFIQGFVAGLGGRDVPVERFFEMVEIARKAAKEGKGPQYIHLDVREE, from the coding sequence ATGCCAAAACGGGTTGGTATAGAAGTATCAATTGCTGTAGCAGAGGCAGTTAAATTATGTAATGCAGATATTATTTGTGCTTATCCCATTACTCCACAAACTCATATTGTAGAGCATCTTTCAGAATTAGTAGCAAATGGTGAAATTGATGCGGAATTCATCCCAGTTGAGTCTGAACACAGTGCAATGAGTGTTGGCATTGGTGCTTCTGCTGTAGGTGCAAGAGTATATACAGCTACAAGTGCTCAAGGATTAGCTTTAATGCATGAGCTTCTTTATATCGCTTCATCTATGCGGCTTCCTATTGTTATGACTGTTGTTAATCGTGCACTTTCTGCCCCAATAAGTATCTGGAATGACCACAGTGATATTATGGCAGAAAGAGATATAGGATGGATTCAAACATTTGCTGTTAATGGACAAGAGGCTTATGATCTTACTTTTCATGCATTTAAAGTGTCAGAAGATGAAAGAGTACTATTGCCTGTTGTTGTAAATTTGGATGGTTTTATTTTAAGTCATATGATTGAGCCTATTGAACTAGCGGAAAAAGAAATGGTAGATAAATATTTGCCTCCTCGTAAACCAGTTCTAACTTTACATCCTGATAAACCTATTACTATGGGGCCAGTGGGTATTCCAGAGATTTATTCAGAGGCGAGAAAACAATTAGAAGTAGCATTATTAAATTCAAAGCCTGTAATTATTGAAGCATGGCAAGAATTTGCTCGTATATTTGGAAGGAAATATCAGCCTATTGAGACTTATAGAATAGAAGATGCAGAGGTAATTTTAATTACTATGGGTTCATTAACCGAAACAGCTATGTTAGCTGTAGATGAATTAAGAGATAAAGGAGAAAAAGTGGGTCTTGTTTACATCCGTCTATGGCGTCCATTCCCTCATGAAGAATTTTGGGAAGCAGTAAAGAATGCAAAAATATTGGCTATATTAGATAGAGCTATTGTTTATGGAACTAACAGTGGCCCAGTTTATACAGAGATTAGATCATCTCTTTATGATGTAAAAGAAAAACCTTTTATTCAAGGATTTGTTGCTGGATTGGGAGGACGAGATGTGCCAGTAGAAAGGTTTTTTGAGATGGTGGAAATAGCAAGAAAGGCAGCTAAAGAAGGGAAAGGGCCACAATATATTCATTTAGATGTTAGGGAAGAATAA
- a CDS encoding pyruvate ferredoxin oxidoreductase subunit gamma, with protein sequence MLEIRVHGRGGQGAVTCTELIAKAAIAEGKYAQAFPSFGPERRGAPVMAFIRVSDVPIRVRQRIYKPDVIVVLDDSLLGLPGVIDGLKENGVIVVNSPKSPEELKKEYKFKQKVATVDATKIALDTLRVPITNTTMLGALVKATDVVSIEALAETLKERFGRLAQRNQEAMERAFNETKIME encoded by the coding sequence ATGCTTGAGATAAGAGTTCATGGAAGAGGAGGGCAAGGTGCGGTAACTTGCACAGAATTAATAGCTAAAGCAGCTATTGCTGAAGGTAAATATGCACAAGCATTTCCCAGTTTTGGGCCAGAAAGGAGAGGGGCACCAGTAATGGCCTTTATACGAGTTTCTGATGTGCCAATCCGAGTAAGACAGCGAATATACAAACCAGATGTAATAGTTGTACTTGATGATTCTCTATTAGGATTGCCTGGAGTGATAGATGGTTTAAAAGAAAATGGAGTTATTGTTGTTAATTCTCCTAAATCTCCTGAAGAATTAAAAAAAGAATATAAATTTAAACAAAAGGTGGCTACAGTAGATGCTACTAAAATTGCTTTAGATACTTTGCGTGTTCCTATTACTAATACAACTATGCTTGGTGCTTTAGTAAAAGCAACAGATGTAGTAAGTATAGAAGCATTAGCTGAGACACTAAAAGAAAGATTTGGTCGTTTAGCTCAAAGAAATCAAGAAGCTATGGAAAGAGCATTTAATGAAACAAAAATAATGGAGTAG
- a CDS encoding polyprenyl synthetase family protein, protein MPFSNLNSILSAIEKEIDIHLHAQTPLAKKISEYVLKSGGKRLRPLLFVISARLCGYETGFEIKLSPIFEYLHVATLVHDDVIDNAHLRRGKPAANVIWGNTIAILTGDFLLASALELAASSGNLKIVKILSQTTSLLAQGEILEIVKSNSLDLTEEEYLEIITGKTAVLIAAACRLGAVLAGADKEKEKALETYGHNLGLAFQIIDDVLDYIGSEKEFGKPVGHDLKEGKVTLPLIYALNQASFQEKQKIKELFDRRKEDDIAALIAFVKEKQGDDLAVKKAHSFIEKAKCALEVFPDESQKQILMEIADFVIKRRF, encoded by the coding sequence ATGCCTTTTTCTAATCTTAATTCTATTTTATCTGCTATTGAAAAAGAAATAGATATTCATCTCCATGCTCAAACTCCACTTGCAAAAAAAATAAGTGAATATGTTTTAAAAAGTGGAGGTAAAAGACTTAGACCTTTATTGTTTGTAATTTCTGCCAGATTGTGTGGTTATGAAACTGGTTTTGAAATAAAACTTTCACCTATCTTTGAATACTTACATGTAGCTACTTTAGTACATGATGATGTAATTGATAATGCTCATTTACGTCGAGGAAAACCAGCAGCCAATGTGATTTGGGGAAATACAATTGCTATTTTAACAGGAGATTTTTTACTAGCTAGTGCTTTAGAACTAGCAGCTTCTTCAGGCAACTTAAAGATAGTTAAAATACTTTCACAAACAACAAGCCTTCTTGCTCAAGGAGAAATTTTAGAGATTGTAAAAAGTAATTCTTTAGATTTAACAGAAGAAGAATATTTAGAAATTATTACAGGAAAAACTGCTGTACTTATAGCTGCTGCTTGTCGTTTAGGGGCAGTTTTGGCTGGAGCAGATAAAGAGAAAGAAAAAGCACTTGAAACTTATGGTCACAATTTAGGGTTGGCATTTCAAATTATTGATGATGTTTTAGATTATATAGGAAGTGAAAAGGAGTTTGGTAAACCAGTAGGTCATGATTTAAAAGAAGGAAAAGTAACTTTACCTTTGATTTATGCCCTAAATCAAGCAAGCTTTCAAGAAAAACAAAAGATAAAAGAACTTTTTGATCGGCGAAAAGAAGATGATATTGCTGCTTTAATAGCATTTGTGAAAGAAAAACAAGGAGATGATTTGGCTGTTAAAAAAGCGCATAGTTTTATTGAAAAGGCTAAATGTGCCCTTGAAGTATTTCCTGATGAGTCTCAAAAGCAAATTTTGATGGAAATCGCCGATTTTGTTATTAAACGGCGGTTTTGA
- a CDS encoding pyruvate synthase subunit beta, translating to MAVAKDFTGFKARELPKEEYFSPGHRACQGCAGALAVRLILKAVGNRVIVTSATGCMEIISSPFPQTAWEVPWIHVAFENAAAVASGIEAGLKVLMRKGRLKEEKIFVLAIAGDGGTADIGLQALSGALERGHDFVYICIDNEAYMNTGIQRSSSTPYGARTTTSPAGRKSIGQMTWKKNVAEIAVAHHIPYVATVCPSYYLDLMNKVKKAALTPGPAYIHCLAPCPTGWRCAPNLAIEIGRLAVETGVFPLYEVINGEYKIQYPHRRLKPVREYLQLQGRFRHLTDEYIEIIQKRVTEDMAKLRALEKFGSFYKNVIANL from the coding sequence ATGGCAGTAGCAAAGGATTTTACAGGTTTTAAGGCTAGAGAATTGCCTAAAGAAGAATATTTTAGTCCTGGACATAGAGCTTGTCAGGGATGTGCAGGTGCACTAGCTGTAAGATTGATTCTAAAAGCAGTAGGTAATAGAGTTATTGTAACTAGTGCTACAGGATGTATGGAGATTATCTCTTCACCTTTTCCACAAACAGCTTGGGAAGTACCTTGGATACATGTAGCTTTTGAAAATGCTGCAGCTGTTGCTTCTGGCATAGAAGCTGGGCTTAAAGTGCTCATGCGTAAAGGTAGATTGAAAGAGGAAAAAATATTTGTATTAGCGATTGCAGGTGATGGTGGAACAGCAGATATTGGTTTACAGGCACTTTCAGGTGCTTTAGAAAGAGGGCATGATTTTGTCTATATCTGTATTGATAATGAAGCCTATATGAATACTGGTATTCAAAGGTCTTCTTCTACTCCTTATGGTGCACGTACAACCACATCTCCGGCTGGCAGAAAAAGCATTGGCCAGATGACTTGGAAAAAGAATGTAGCTGAAATTGCAGTTGCACATCATATTCCCTATGTTGCTACAGTATGTCCTAGTTATTATCTTGACTTGATGAATAAGGTAAAAAAAGCTGCTCTTACACCAGGCCCAGCTTATATACATTGCTTAGCTCCTTGTCCTACTGGTTGGCGTTGTGCTCCTAATTTAGCTATTGAAATTGGTCGTTTGGCAGTAGAAACAGGGGTTTTCCCTCTTTATGAAGTAATAAATGGAGAGTATAAAATTCAGTATCCTCATCGTCGGTTAAAACCTGTGCGTGAATATCTTCAATTGCAAGGGCGCTTTCGCCATTTAACAGATGAATACATTGAAATAATACAAAAAAGAGTTACAGAAGATATGGCTAAACTTAGAGCATTGGAAAAATTTGGTAGTTTTTATAAAAATGTGATAGCCAATCTGTAG
- a CDS encoding 4Fe-4S dicluster domain-containing protein yields MSSFLEEVNRRSGEEVQLCFQCFKCTLGCPVAFAMDYSPHQIMRLIQMGFREKVLNSHSIWICAACETCTTRCPNGIDIARVIDTLRQISLEENKVAEKDIVVFHKSFLETIRRHGRLYEPEFMMWYKIRTKHFFDDMQLASEMFKRKKISFKINRVKDLEEIKKIFRRANLWRG; encoded by the coding sequence GTGAGTTCTTTTTTAGAAGAAGTAAATCGCCGTAGTGGAGAAGAAGTGCAGCTTTGTTTTCAATGTTTTAAGTGTACTCTAGGTTGTCCAGTAGCATTTGCTATGGATTATTCACCTCATCAAATCATGCGATTAATACAGATGGGATTTAGGGAAAAGGTTTTAAATAGTCATAGTATTTGGATATGTGCAGCTTGTGAAACTTGTACTACCCGTTGTCCAAATGGTATAGATATTGCGCGGGTAATAGATACATTGCGGCAGATCTCTTTAGAAGAGAATAAAGTGGCAGAAAAGGATATTGTAGTATTTCATAAATCTTTTTTAGAAACAATACGTCGTCATGGTCGTTTATATGAACCTGAATTCATGATGTGGTATAAAATTAGGACAAAACATTTTTTTGATGATATGCAGTTAGCATCTGAAATGTTTAAAAGGAAAAAGATTTCTTTTAAAATTAATCGGGTGAAAGATTTAGAAGAAATAAAAAAAATCTTTAGAAGGGCAAACTTGTGGAGAGGATAG
- a CDS encoding 4Fe-4S binding protein — translation MISWQKLNLGAAITEPGSARQFLTGDWRTQRPILDKDACIKCGRCWVYCPEAAYETDEEGYFKCNLDYCKGCGICAQECPVGAITMVLEE, via the coding sequence ATGATAAGTTGGCAGAAATTAAATTTAGGGGCAGCTATTACTGAACCAGGAAGTGCTCGCCAATTCCTTACAGGAGACTGGCGTACACAGCGACCTATTCTTGATAAAGATGCTTGTATTAAATGTGGTAGATGCTGGGTTTATTGTCCTGAAGCTGCTTATGAAACAGATGAAGAAGGCTATTTTAAGTGCAATCTTGATTATTGTAAAGGTTGTGGTATCTGTGCACAAGAATGTCCAGTAGGAGCTATTACTATGGTTTTAGAAGAATAA
- a CDS encoding sodium:calcium antiporter yields the protein MDSLSFLWFQFFLCSILILLAGTKLSYNADIIAEKTGLGKNWIGILLLAPVTSLPELFNGLSAVLFVKSPDIAVGGILGSCVFNLFILGLLDISCGRSSLISGIKSNHFISAQFGILMLIIVTIDKAFSKHFILGWISGLNLILICIYLLSIYLIYGTESKKEIRQKYKEISLNKALYSFLFNSLIIFIAASWLPKVGERLATITGLGQTFMGSFFIAFSTSLPEVVVSFSALKIDSADMAIGNLLGSNLINLCFLPIYDIFFLKGPLLMFVTNLQLLNIFSSIIMTIIFIFELKFKSKKRLCFGRLNLGLIFIYFLNFIIMFYLRK from the coding sequence ATGGATTCTTTATCTTTTCTTTGGTTTCAATTTTTTTTATGCAGTATTTTAATTCTTTTAGCTGGCACAAAACTTTCATATAATGCAGATATCATTGCTGAAAAAACAGGATTAGGGAAAAACTGGATTGGTATATTATTACTTGCTCCTGTTACCTCTTTACCTGAGCTTTTTAATGGTTTAAGTGCTGTTTTATTTGTTAAATCGCCAGACATTGCAGTAGGAGGAATTTTAGGAAGCTGTGTCTTTAATCTCTTTATCTTAGGCTTATTAGATATTTCATGTGGAAGATCCTCTTTAATCAGTGGAATAAAATCAAATCATTTTATCTCTGCTCAATTTGGCATACTTATGCTTATAATTGTAACTATTGATAAAGCTTTTTCTAAACATTTTATTTTAGGTTGGATAAGTGGATTAAATTTAATTTTAATATGCATTTATCTTTTATCTATATATTTAATTTATGGAACAGAATCTAAAAAAGAAATAAGGCAAAAATATAAAGAAATTTCTTTAAATAAAGCTCTCTATAGTTTTTTATTTAATAGCTTAATTATTTTTATAGCTGCTAGTTGGCTACCAAAAGTAGGTGAAAGATTAGCAACAATTACAGGGTTAGGTCAAACATTTATGGGTAGTTTTTTCATTGCCTTTTCTACTTCTTTACCAGAAGTGGTAGTCTCCTTTTCTGCTTTAAAGATTGATAGTGCGGATATGGCTATAGGGAATTTGTTAGGTAGCAATCTTATAAATCTCTGCTTTTTGCCTATTTATGATATATTTTTTTTAAAAGGGCCACTGCTTATGTTTGTAACAAATCTGCAATTATTAAATATTTTTTCATCTATTATTATGACAATTATCTTTATTTTTGAATTAAAATTTAAATCAAAAAAAAGATTATGTTTTGGACGATTAAATCTTGGTTTGATTTTTATATATTTTTTAAATTTTATAATCATGTTTTATTTACGGAAATAA